In Primulina huaijiensis isolate GDHJ02 chromosome 16, ASM1229523v2, whole genome shotgun sequence, a single genomic region encodes these proteins:
- the LOC140961741 gene encoding O-fucosyltransferase 16-like — MAIPRRRHQFRHRMIPAICAISAALLILFGFLSFLTPSPTGDDHLRRTMMDVEIGDGNRGTPEFGVPNSVGVHDRDLWSSKNARFYHGCSTASNKFAKAAAVTKPNRYLAIATSGGLNQQRTGITDAVVAARILNATLVVPKLDKKSFWKDDSNFSDIFNVDWFISYLAKDVKIIKELPRRKRVQNPYTMRVPRKCNERCYVNRLLPVLVKKHAVQLTKFDYRLSNRLDVDLQKLRCRVNYHALKFTDPILGMGAKLVQRMRVRSKHYVALHLRFEPDMLAFSGCYYGGGDKERKELGKIRRRWKTLHIGDPERGRRQGKCPLTPEEVGLVLRALGYDTDTHIYVASGEVYGGEETLAPLKALFPNFYSKDTIAKKEELQPFSQYSSRMAALDFIVCDESDVFVTNNNGNMAKILAGRRRYFGHKPTIRPNAKKLYRLFLNRNNMTWEEFASKVRVYQRGFMGEPKVRPGRGVFHENPSSCICEDSEAKKTMDPIPKHKKDTDVAVEDQNPNDEPEWSDPEDEDDQMNQLGKFPRNETSSDYDTAPEEPELEEFLSD, encoded by the exons ATGGCCATTCCTCGGCGGCGCCACCAGTTCCGCCACCGCATGATCCCGGCCATCTGTGCCATTTCCGCTGCTCTGCTTATCCTATTTGGTTTCCTCTCTTTTCTCACTCCCTCTCCTACCGGCGATGATCACCTCCGCCGCACGATG ATGGATGTTGAGATTGGCGATGGAAATAGAGGCACGCCAGAGTTTGGTGTCCCG AACAGTGTAGGAGTGCATGATCGTGATCTTTGGAGCTCTAAAAATGCGAGGTTTTACCATGGGTGCAGCACTGCCAGCAACAAATTTGCAA AAGCAGCTGCTGTTACAAAACCCAATCGATACTTGGCAATTGCAACAAGTGGTGGTCTAAACCAGCAAAGAACTGGG ATAACTGATGCTGTTGTTGCTGCTCGCATCTTGAACGCGACCCTCGTCGTCccaaaattggacaaaaagtctTTCTGGAAGGACGATAG CAACTTTTCAGATATCTTCAACGTTGATTGGTTTATATCATATCTAGCAAAAGATGTTAAAATCATAAAAGAGCTCCCCAGAAGAAAGCGTGTTCAGAATCCATATACAATGCGTGTTCCAAGAAAATGCAATGAACGTTGCTATGTTAACCGTTTATTACCAGTACTTGTAAAGAAACAT GCTGTCCAGCTGACAAAATTCGACTATAGACTTTCAAATAGGTTGGATGTGGACCTACAAAAGCTTAGGTGCAGAGTCAACTATCATGCTCTGAAGTTCACAGACCCAATTCTTGGTATGGGTGCTAAATTGGTGCAGAGAATGAGAGTGAGGAGCAAGCACTACGTAGCTCTTCATCTAAG GTTTGAACCTGATATGCTTGCATTCTCGGGATGTTATTATGGTGGAGGAGACAAAGAAAGAAAGGAATTGGGTAAAATACGGCGGAGGTGGAAAACTTTACAT ATTGGTGATCCAGAGAGAGGGAGACGGCAAGGGAAATGCCCCCTTACTCCTGAGGAAGTTGGTCTTGTGCTAAGAGCCCTTGGGTATGACACAGATACTCATATTTATGTAGCGTCTGGAGAAGTATATGGTGGGGAAGAGACATTGGCCCCCTTAAAGGCTCTTTTCCCCaatttctattcgaaagataCCATAGCAAAGAAGGAAGAGTTGCAGCCTTTTTCTCAGTATTCCTCTCGAATGGCTGCACTTGATTTTATAGTTTGCGATGAAAGTGATGTGTTTGTTACAAATAACAACGGAAACATGGCCAAAATTTTAGCAGGGCGAAG GAGATATTTTGGACACAAACCGACAATTCGTCCAAATGCTAAGAAGCTGTACAGACTGTTCTTGAACCGAAATAACATGACCTGGGAAGAGTTTGCCTCAAAAGTTCGTGTGTATCAGAGAGGTTTCATGGGAGAGCCGAAGGTGAGGCCCGGGAGGGGTGTTTTCCATGAAAACCCATCTTCCTGCATTTGTGAAGACTCTGAAGCCAAAAAGACCATGGATCCGATCCCAAAACATAAGAAAGACACAGATGTAGCAGTTGAAGATCAAAACCCTAATGATGAACCAGAATGGTCTGATcctgaagatgaagatgatcaaATGAATCAGCTGGGCAAGTTTCCCCGCAATGAAACTTCCTCAGACTATGACACAGCACCCGAAGAGCCTGAGTTGGAGGAGTTCCTTTCTGATTGA